A genome region from Panicum virgatum strain AP13 chromosome 4K, P.virgatum_v5, whole genome shotgun sequence includes the following:
- the LOC120704664 gene encoding 3-ketoacyl-CoA synthase 5-like codes for MNSPPSTIKRYKYLFQLVMNNFVVTVAAVLLGTILLLRAAQLGPAQILTWLHSVRHAHLFSATFLPIALGTLYLMRRSRSVYLVDYACFRHTSDCRIPLASFVEHAHHFPLIDDKSIRFMKRMLENSGIGEQSYLPAATLYIPPSNTLNDARGEAEQVVFSSIDDLLAKTRVSPEAIDIVVTNCTVFCPVPSLADMIVNKYKLRGDVRSIHISGMGCSAGMISVEAAKNLLQAAPPGAHALVVSTEIISSLHYYAGRNLSMLLPNVLFRMGGAAVLLSTSRSKSRFKLMHTVRTITAAQDRSYQCAFQQEDDMGEMGVNLSKDLVAVAGDTLQANITAIGSLVLPLSEQLHFVLSLIARKLLMNRKMKPYVPDFRMAFEHICIHAGGRAVIDAVQRSLRLSDEDVEPSRMTLHRFGNTSSSSVWYELGYIDAKCRMRKGDRVWMIGFGSGFKCNSVVWQCIQSRSNLDGPWADCIRRYPVELTKVAR; via the coding sequence ATGAACTCACCACCCAGTACTATCAAGCGCTACAAATACTTATTCCAGCTTGTCATGAACAATTTTGTTGTCACCGTTGCTGCTGTGCTACTTGGAACCATCCTCTTGCTGAGAGCCGCTCAGCTTGGCCCTGCCCAGATCCTCACATGGTTACATTCAGTGCGGCACGCCCACCTGTTTTCAGCAACCTTCCTTCCAATTGCCCTAGGCACCCTCTACCTCATGCGCCGCTCTCGCAGTGTGTACCTTGTGGACTATGCTTGCTTCCGCCACACATCCGATTGCCGCATCCCCTTGGCCTCTTTCGTCGAACATGCTCACCACTTCCCACTCATCGACGACAAAAGCATCCGCTTCATGAAGCGCATGCTTGAGAACTCCGGCATCGGTGAGCAGAGCtacctcccagctgctaccctCTACATCCCACCATCTAACACATTGAACGATGCTCGCGGCGAGGCTGAGCAGGTTGTTTTCTCATCCATCGACGACTTGCTCGCCAAGACACGCGTCAGCCCTGAGGCAATTGACATTGTCGTCACGAACTGCACCGTGTTCTGTCCGGTGCCATCTTTAGCTGACATGATTGTGAACAAGTACAAGCTGCGAGGTGACGTCCGTAGCATCCACATCTCAGGGATGGGGTGCAGCGCAGGAATGATTTCAGTGGAGGCTGCGAAGAACCTCTTGCAGGCTGCCCCTCCGGGCGCACACGCACTAGTGGTGTCCACGGAGATCATCTCATCGCTCCACTACTACGCAGGGAGGAACCTTTCCATGTTGCTACCGAATGTCCTGTTTCGCATGGGTGGGGCTGCAGTGCTACTGTCCACATCTAGGTCTAAGTCCCGCTTCAAGCTCATGCACACCGTACGCACAATCACTGCCGCCCAAGACAGGTCTTATCAGTGTGCATTCCAGCAGGAGGATGACATGGGTGAGATGGGGGTCAACCTGTCCAAAGACCTTGTAGCTGTTGCTGGTGACACGCTACAGGCCAACATCACGGCGATAGGGTCCCTTGTTCTCCCATTATCGGAGCAGCTGCACTTCGTGCTCTCACTGATTGCACGCAAGCTGCTGATGAACAGAAAGATGAAGCCCTACGTTCCTGACTTCCGGATGGCCTTCGAGCACATTTGCATCCATGCCGGTGGGCGGGCGGTGATTGATGCTGTCCAGCGTAGCCTTCGTCTATCAGATGAGGACGTTGAGCCATCACGGATGACGCTGCACAGATTTGGGAATACGTCGAGCAGCTCGGTTTGGTATGAGCTTGGATACATTGATGCCAAGTGTCGGATGCGGAAGGGTGATCGGGTATGGATGATTGGGTTTGGATCAGGATTCAAGTGCAATAGCGTCGTGTGGCAGTGCATCCAGTCTCGTAGCAACCTTGATGGACCTTGGGCTGATTGCATTCGTAGGTATCCTGTAGAACTAACCAAAGTGGCCAGGTGA